One genomic window of Glycine soja cultivar W05 chromosome 9, ASM419377v2, whole genome shotgun sequence includes the following:
- the LOC114425206 gene encoding uncharacterized protein LOC114425206 isoform X1: MGFNLILWCRHPNLVLSALVLFSCSFGLFSANDEVGTAEGETFTVSSFRYPQTRLRPFDLRYIRVDLPPWFSALSIALNSDVDLDVSRIERVPMSTLPIICFRDGSPPLPDTLNTSLKDSATSGINGLDVEQCFPMQKNITMKLTNNQISPGVWYIGLFNGIGPTRTQSKMIIRGPSYSFIANISVEACTNSMMRGDFCNSSVYPLSCAASVVSNALEAKVNKSMLENLVTCKSNFEAFCVHEGVPNFFSLDIMNVAEEIIITATNIRFNVTGSNDISLMCFVRHGAMPSVTSNDYSIDISKSPLVIHSPLIGRWYISIVPVNLTKTQDNNVRVCYSVESQVPQCPLGKAGPNCTMDSYLLQTFVRRGSTPFESYYLPVVGGVSYDSANFPLEPLLENSSYIGEPDNVWTYFLLDIPRGAAGGNIHIQLSSDMKISYEVYARFGGLPSLDSWDYYYANKTRRSDPSVFFMLYDSSDAKVNFYIMYAREGTWGIGLRHLNTSSDSTKGLTSMSISLERCPKRCSSHGECKFSFDASGLTSYSFCSCDRNHGGFDCSIEIVTHQGHVRQSIFLIVSNAAAILPAYWALRKKALAEWVLYTSSGISSGLYHACDVGTWCALNYNVLQFMDFWLSFMAVISTFIYLATIDEVLKRAIHTAVAILTALMAATKATRSSNVILVIVIGALGLFIGWLIEISTKYRSLSFSIGISFNFSQCFQTIKRWIYNLAKTLLRRYHWAFALAGFLALAMAAISWTLETSETYWFWHSIWHITIYTSSFFFLCSKANIEDTENQLPTNGNYELTHQDSLPRTG; encoded by the exons ATGGGTTTCAATTTGATTCTGTGGTGTCGTCATCCCAATCTGGTTCTCAGTGCTTTGGTGCTCTTTTCCTGTTCCTTTGGCCTTTTCTCTGCAAATGATGAAGTGGGCACAGCTGAAGGTGAAACCTTTACTGTTTCAAGCTTCAGGTACCCTCAGACTAGGCTCAGGCCCTTTGATTTGCGCTATATCAGAG TTGACTTGCCGCCATGGTTTTCTGCACTGTCTATAGCATTGAACTCAGATGTAGACCTT GATGTCTCAAGAATTGAAAGGGTTCCAATGAGCACATTGCCGATAATATGCTTTAGAGATGGAAGTCCTCCACTGCCAGACACCTTAAACACATCTCTAAAGGATTCAGCCACCTCTG GGATAAATGGTCTAGATGTGGAGCAGTGCTTTCCTATGCAGAAGAATATCACCATGAAATTGACAAACAATCAG ATATCTCCAGGTGTTTGGTACATTGGTCTTTTCAATGGCATTGGACCTACAAGGACACAGTCAAAGATG ATTATCCGCGGTCCATCATATTCCTTCATTGCTAATATAAGTGTGGAAGCATGCACAAATTCAATGATGAGGGGGGATTTCTGTAACAGTTCAGTTTATCCACTTTCATGTGCAGCATCTGTTGTGTCTAATGCTTTGGAAGCTAAAGTGAACAAGTCAATGTTGGAAAACTTGGTGACATGCAAAAGTAATTTTGAAGCTTTTTGTGTTCATGAAGGTGTGCCAAACTTCTTCTCCCTGGACATAATGAATGTGGCAGAAGAAATAATCATTACAGCAACAAATATCAGATTCAATGTTACTGGATCAAATGATATTAGTTTAATGTGTTTTGTCCGCCATGGTGCAATGCCGTCTGTGACTTCAAATGATTATTCCATTGATATTTCTAAAAGCCCACTGGTTATTCATTCACCATTAATTGGCCGTTGGTACATTAGTATAGTACCAGTCAATCTTACAAAGACTCAGGATAACAACGTAAGAGTTTGCTATTCAGTGGAATCTCAAGTGCCTCAATGCCCACTAGGGAAAGCTGGACCGAATTGTACAATGGATAGCTACTTGCTTCAG ACATTTGTAAGGAGAGGGTCAACCCCCTTTGAGTCATATTATTTACCAGTTGTTGGAGGAGTATCGTATGATTCTGCCAATTTCCCTCTCGAGCCACTTTTAGAAAACTCATCATACATTGGAGAACCTGATAACGTATGGACTTACTTTCTTTTGGACATTCCTCGTGGTGCAGCTGGAGGAAATATTCACATACAGCTATCCTCAGATATGAAGATCAGTTATGAAGTGTATGCTAGATTTGGTGGATTACCATCTCTTGATAGCTGGGACTATTATTATGCTAACAAGACCAGGAGAAGTGATCCATCCGTGTTTTTCATGCTATATGACTCAAGTGATGccaaagttaatttttatattatgtatGCTAGAGAAGGAACTTGGGGTATCGGTCTAAGACATCTTAATACCAGCAGTGATTCCACGAAAGGGCTAACTAGCATGTCTATTTCACTTGAGCGATGCCCAAAACGATGTTCCTCTCACGGAGAAtgtaaattttcttttgatgCTAGTGGATTGACATCGTACAG CTTCTGCTCTTGTGATCGAAACCATGGAGGCTTTGACTGTAGCATTGAGATTGTAACACATCAAG GGCATGTACGTCAATCAATTTTTCTCATTGTATCAAATGCTGCAGCCATACTTCCTGCCTATTGGGCCCTTCGGAAGAAG GCATTAGCAGAATGGGTTTTATACACATCCAGTGGGATTTCAAGTGGACTATATCATGCGTGTGATGTAGGTACCTGGTGTGCATTGAACTATAATGTCTTACAG TTCATGGACTTCTGGCTCTCTTTCATGGCTGTGATTAGCACTTTTATTTATCTAGCTACCATTGATGAAGTACTTAAGAGAGCAATCCACACAGCTGTTGCTATCCTTACTGCCCTAATGGCTGCAACGAAAGCAACCAG GTCTTCCAATGTTATTCTTGTAATTGTCATTGGTGCTCTTGGTCTGTTTATTGGATGGTTGATAGAAATCTCAACAAAGTATAGGTCCCTTTCCTTTTCAATTGGAATCTCATTTAATTTCTCTCAGTG TTTCCAAACTATTAAGCGGTGGATCTATAATCTTGCCAAGACACTTTTGAGACGGTACCACTGGGCTTTTGCCTTGGCTGGTTTTCTTGCATTGGCCATGGCAGCAATAAGCTGGACTCTTGAAACCAGTGAAACGTACTGGTTTTGGCATAG CATTTGGCATATTACAATATAcacatcttctttcttcttcctttgttcaaAAGCAAATATTGAGGATACAGAGAATCAGCTTCCTACAAATGGAAACTATGAACTGACTCATCAGGATTCACTTCCAAGAACTGGTTAG
- the LOC114425206 gene encoding uncharacterized protein LOC114425206 isoform X2 — MVLLVSMFSIAPVDLPPWFSALSIALNSDVDLDVSRIERVPMSTLPIICFRDGSPPLPDTLNTSLKDSATSGINGLDVEQCFPMQKNITMKLTNNQISPGVWYIGLFNGIGPTRTQSKMIIRGPSYSFIANISVEACTNSMMRGDFCNSSVYPLSCAASVVSNALEAKVNKSMLENLVTCKSNFEAFCVHEGVPNFFSLDIMNVAEEIIITATNIRFNVTGSNDISLMCFVRHGAMPSVTSNDYSIDISKSPLVIHSPLIGRWYISIVPVNLTKTQDNNVRVCYSVESQVPQCPLGKAGPNCTMDSYLLQTFVRRGSTPFESYYLPVVGGVSYDSANFPLEPLLENSSYIGEPDNVWTYFLLDIPRGAAGGNIHIQLSSDMKISYEVYARFGGLPSLDSWDYYYANKTRRSDPSVFFMLYDSSDAKVNFYIMYAREGTWGIGLRHLNTSSDSTKGLTSMSISLERCPKRCSSHGECKFSFDASGLTSYSFCSCDRNHGGFDCSIEIVTHQGHVRQSIFLIVSNAAAILPAYWALRKKALAEWVLYTSSGISSGLYHACDVGTWCALNYNVLQFMDFWLSFMAVISTFIYLATIDEVLKRAIHTAVAILTALMAATKATRSSNVILVIVIGALGLFIGWLIEISTKYRSLSFSIGISFNFSQCFQTIKRWIYNLAKTLLRRYHWAFALAGFLALAMAAISWTLETSETYWFWHSIWHITIYTSSFFFLCSKANIEDTENQLPTNGNYELTHQDSLPRTG; from the exons ATGGTCTTACTTGTCTCGATGTTTTCTATTGCTCCAGTTGACTTGCCGCCATGGTTTTCTGCACTGTCTATAGCATTGAACTCAGATGTAGACCTT GATGTCTCAAGAATTGAAAGGGTTCCAATGAGCACATTGCCGATAATATGCTTTAGAGATGGAAGTCCTCCACTGCCAGACACCTTAAACACATCTCTAAAGGATTCAGCCACCTCTG GGATAAATGGTCTAGATGTGGAGCAGTGCTTTCCTATGCAGAAGAATATCACCATGAAATTGACAAACAATCAG ATATCTCCAGGTGTTTGGTACATTGGTCTTTTCAATGGCATTGGACCTACAAGGACACAGTCAAAGATG ATTATCCGCGGTCCATCATATTCCTTCATTGCTAATATAAGTGTGGAAGCATGCACAAATTCAATGATGAGGGGGGATTTCTGTAACAGTTCAGTTTATCCACTTTCATGTGCAGCATCTGTTGTGTCTAATGCTTTGGAAGCTAAAGTGAACAAGTCAATGTTGGAAAACTTGGTGACATGCAAAAGTAATTTTGAAGCTTTTTGTGTTCATGAAGGTGTGCCAAACTTCTTCTCCCTGGACATAATGAATGTGGCAGAAGAAATAATCATTACAGCAACAAATATCAGATTCAATGTTACTGGATCAAATGATATTAGTTTAATGTGTTTTGTCCGCCATGGTGCAATGCCGTCTGTGACTTCAAATGATTATTCCATTGATATTTCTAAAAGCCCACTGGTTATTCATTCACCATTAATTGGCCGTTGGTACATTAGTATAGTACCAGTCAATCTTACAAAGACTCAGGATAACAACGTAAGAGTTTGCTATTCAGTGGAATCTCAAGTGCCTCAATGCCCACTAGGGAAAGCTGGACCGAATTGTACAATGGATAGCTACTTGCTTCAG ACATTTGTAAGGAGAGGGTCAACCCCCTTTGAGTCATATTATTTACCAGTTGTTGGAGGAGTATCGTATGATTCTGCCAATTTCCCTCTCGAGCCACTTTTAGAAAACTCATCATACATTGGAGAACCTGATAACGTATGGACTTACTTTCTTTTGGACATTCCTCGTGGTGCAGCTGGAGGAAATATTCACATACAGCTATCCTCAGATATGAAGATCAGTTATGAAGTGTATGCTAGATTTGGTGGATTACCATCTCTTGATAGCTGGGACTATTATTATGCTAACAAGACCAGGAGAAGTGATCCATCCGTGTTTTTCATGCTATATGACTCAAGTGATGccaaagttaatttttatattatgtatGCTAGAGAAGGAACTTGGGGTATCGGTCTAAGACATCTTAATACCAGCAGTGATTCCACGAAAGGGCTAACTAGCATGTCTATTTCACTTGAGCGATGCCCAAAACGATGTTCCTCTCACGGAGAAtgtaaattttcttttgatgCTAGTGGATTGACATCGTACAG CTTCTGCTCTTGTGATCGAAACCATGGAGGCTTTGACTGTAGCATTGAGATTGTAACACATCAAG GGCATGTACGTCAATCAATTTTTCTCATTGTATCAAATGCTGCAGCCATACTTCCTGCCTATTGGGCCCTTCGGAAGAAG GCATTAGCAGAATGGGTTTTATACACATCCAGTGGGATTTCAAGTGGACTATATCATGCGTGTGATGTAGGTACCTGGTGTGCATTGAACTATAATGTCTTACAG TTCATGGACTTCTGGCTCTCTTTCATGGCTGTGATTAGCACTTTTATTTATCTAGCTACCATTGATGAAGTACTTAAGAGAGCAATCCACACAGCTGTTGCTATCCTTACTGCCCTAATGGCTGCAACGAAAGCAACCAG GTCTTCCAATGTTATTCTTGTAATTGTCATTGGTGCTCTTGGTCTGTTTATTGGATGGTTGATAGAAATCTCAACAAAGTATAGGTCCCTTTCCTTTTCAATTGGAATCTCATTTAATTTCTCTCAGTG TTTCCAAACTATTAAGCGGTGGATCTATAATCTTGCCAAGACACTTTTGAGACGGTACCACTGGGCTTTTGCCTTGGCTGGTTTTCTTGCATTGGCCATGGCAGCAATAAGCTGGACTCTTGAAACCAGTGAAACGTACTGGTTTTGGCATAG CATTTGGCATATTACAATATAcacatcttctttcttcttcctttgttcaaAAGCAAATATTGAGGATACAGAGAATCAGCTTCCTACAAATGGAAACTATGAACTGACTCATCAGGATTCACTTCCAAGAACTGGTTAG